A genomic segment from Neodiprion lecontei isolate iyNeoLeco1 chromosome 1, iyNeoLeco1.1, whole genome shotgun sequence encodes:
- the LOC107217032 gene encoding esterase E4 produces MTMVSFNGMKCLLATLLLSISSRPVYTQAESTSQPEVTITQGNLRGKILTTHNGRNISAFLGIPYAQPPTGSLRFADPVAADGWNGTRNAIVDPSMCPQVLAGIKLGQEDCLYLNVYTPKLPENTSSTVLPVMVFIYGGSYLSGSSQTYGPVYIADKDVILVTLNYRLGPMGFLSTGDEMALGNWGLKDQVLALKWVRNNIGNFGGDPDHVTIFGESAGAASVHLLTLSNSTTGLFHKFITQSGSALSPWAYMPRAAYADRAFELGGYVGCSNATTESLVNCLRETNISDILGVYSKFYTWRSQPSVVWAATDEPDVEGAFLTDSPTNLINAGKIRDIPWMTGTNRDEGLFITTELYENETLLNDFVENVDSVLPVLLSLTYQEDSGAAWVKSIKSFYFNDDFSTNKTEILDNLTRLISDARYIYPNYAALQQQLDLAVNPKYLYTFNYLGSLSFTFFYGGSTVEYGVAHGDDLIYLFPVESTFQIFKKTMSSADLEMVETMVELWTSFAINGTPAISGVDGTTTWTQYSTDDNYLQIGDGSELGTEVKSGFLEERMQFWANLNANSSAVAN; encoded by the exons ATGACGATGGTTTCGTTCAACGGGATGAAATGTCTACTTGCGACATTGTTACTGAGCATCTCTTCACGTCCAGTTTATACCCAAGCAGAAAGTACCAGTCAACCAGAAGTGACCATTACTCAGGGTAACCTACGAGGCAAAATATTGACCACTCACAATGGTCGTAATATATCGGCTTTTTTGGGAATCCCTTATGCGCAACCCCCGACGGGATCCCTCAG ATTCGCCGATCCAGTGGCCGCGGATGGTTGGAACGGGACGCGGAACGCTATTGTAGATCCAAGCATGTGCCCACAAGTATTAGCTGGTATAAAGTTGGGGCAAGAGGACTGTTTGTACCTGAATGTGTACACGCCAAAG CTTCCCGAAAATACAAGCTCGACGGTACTTCCCGTGATGGTGTTCATTTACGGCGGATCATACCTCTCCGGATCGTCACAGACCTATGGCCCAGTATACATTGCGGACAAAGATGTGATTTTGGTCACTCTTAACTATCGCTTGGGTCCAATGGGGTTTTTGAGCACCGGTGATGAGATGGCGTTAGGAAATTGGGGACTTAAGGATCAGGTCCTTGCACTGAAATGGGTTCGTAATAACATAGGAAATTTCGGCGGTGATCCCGATCACGTAACAATCTTCGGAGAAAGTGCAGGCGCTGCTTCCGTTCATCTCCTAACGCTTTCAAATTCGACAACTG GGCTCTTTCACAAATTCATAACGCAAAGCGGATCCGCCTTATCACCATGGGCATATATGCCCAGAGCCGCTTATGCGGATCGCGCTTTCGAACTTGGCGGCTATGTCGGATGTTCAAATGCCACGACGGAATCCCTCGTCAACTGCCTGCGGGAAACCAACATTTCGGACATCTTGGGCGtgtattctaaattttacACCTGGCGATCGCAGCCGTCAGTCGTCTGGGCTGCGACCGATGAGCCAGACGTGGAAGGCGCGTTTCTTACAGACAGCCCTACAAATTTGATCAACGCCGGTAAGATCCGCGATATACCGTGGATGACTGGCACCAACCGAGACGAAGGACTGTTCATAACTACAG AACTCTACGAAAATGAGACACTCTTGAATGACTTCGTGGAGAACGTCGACTCCgtcttgccggtcttgttaAGCCTGACGTATCAGGAGGATTCGGGAGCTGCTTGGGTTAAATCCATAAAGTCGTTCTACTTCAACGATGATTTCTCAACTAACAAAACCGAG ATACTCGACAATCTTACGAGGCTCATAAGTGACGCTCGCTACATATATCCAAATTACGCTGCGCTCCAACAGCAGCTTGATCTAGCAGTAAATCCGAAATATTTGTACACCTTCAATTACTTGGGTTCCCTCAGTTTCACTTTCTTTTACGGTGGCTCTACGGTGGAATATGGTGTGGCACATGGGGATGATCTCATTTACCTATTTCCAGTCGAATCGACGTtccaaatttttaagaaaaccATGAGCAGTGCTGATTTGGAAATGGTGGAAACGATGGTAGAGCTGTGGACATCCTTTGCAATCAATGG AACACCCGCTATTTCCGGTGTCGATGGAACTACGACATGGACGCAGTACTCAACCGACGACAACTACCTTCAGATCGGTGATGGTTCGGAACTTGGAACTGAAGTAAAAAGTGGTTTTTTGGAAGAACGAATGCAATTCTGGGCTAATCTGAACGCGAATTCGAGCGCTGTAGCAAACTAA
- the LOC107221892 gene encoding venom carboxylesterase-6-like isoform X2, which produces MPFSDRTSSGKKKFADPVAADGWNGTRNAIVDPSMCPQVLAGIKLGQEDCLYLNVYTPKLFENTCSTVLPVMVFIYGGSYLSGSSQTYGPVYIADKDVILVTFNYRLGPMGFLSTGDEVASGNWGLKDQVLALKWVRNNIGNFGGDPDHVTIFGESAGAASVHLLTLSNSTTGLFHKFITQSGSALSPWAYMPRAAYADRAFELGGYVGCSNATTESLVNCLRETNISDILGVYSKFYTWRSQPSVVWAATDEPDVEGAFLTDSPTNLINAGKIRDIPWMTGTNRDEGLFITTELYENETLLNDFVENVDSVLPVLLSLTYQEDSGAAWVKSIKSFYFNDDFSTNKTEILDNLTRLISDARYIYPNYAALQRQLDLAVNPQYLYTFNYLGSLSFTFFYGGSTVEYGVAHGDDLIYLFPVESTFQIFKKTMSSADLEMVETMVELWTSFAINGTPAISGVDGTTTWTQYSTDDNYLQIGDGSELGTEVKSGFLEERMQFWANLNTNSSAVAN; this is translated from the exons ATGCCTTTCAGCGACCGTACAtcaagtggaaaaaaaaa ATTCGCCGATCCAGTGGCCGCGGATGGTTGGAACGGGACGCGGAACGCTATCGTAGATCCAAGCATGTGCCCACAAGTATTAGCTGGTATAAAGTTGGGGCAAGAGGACTGTTTGTACCTGAATGTGTACACGCCAAAG CTTTTCGAAAATACATGCTCGACGGTACTTCCCGTGATGGTGTTCATTTACGGCGGATCATACCTCTCCGGATCGTCACAGACCTATGGCCCAGTATACATTGCGGACAAAGATGTGATTTTGGTTACTTTTAACTATCGCTTGGGTCCAATGGGGTTTTTGAGCACCGGTGATGAGGTGGCGTCAGGAAATTGGGGACTTAAGGATCAAGTCCTTGCACTGAAATGGGTTCGTAATAACATAGGAAATTTCGGCGGTGATCCCGATCACGTAACAATCTTCGGAGAAAGTGCAGGCGCTGCTTCCGTTCATCTCCTAACGCTTTCAAATTCGACAACTG GGCTCTTTCACAAATTCATAACGCAAAGCGGATCCGCCTTATCACCATGGGCATATATGCCCAGAGCCGCTTATGCGGATCGCGCTTTCGAACTTGGCGGCTATGTCGGATGTTCAAATGCCACGACGGAATCCCTCGTCAACTGCCTGCGGGAAACCAACATTTCGGACATCTTGGGCGtgtattctaaattttacACCTGGCGATCGCAGCCGTCAGTCGTCTGGGCTGCGACCGATGAGCCAGACGTGGAAGGCGCGTTTCTTACAGACAGCCCTACAAATTTGATCAACGCCGGTAAGATCCGCGATATACCGTGGATGACTGGCACCAACCGAGACGAAGGACTGTTCATAACTACAG AACTCTACGAAAATGAGACACTCTTGAATGACTTCGTGGAGAACGTCGACTCCgtcttgccggtcttgttaAGCCTGACGTATCAGGAGGATTCGGGAGCTGCTTGGGTTAAATCCATAAAGTCGTTCTACTTCAACGATGATTTCTCAACTAACAAAACCGAG ATACTCGACAATCTTACGAGGCTCATAAGTGACGCTCGCTACATATATCCAAATTACGCTGCGCTCCAACGGCAGCTTGATCTAGCAGTAAATCCGCAATATTTGTACACCTTCAATTACTTGGGTTCCCTCAGTTTCACTTTCTTTTACGGTGGCTCTACGGTGGAATATGGTGTGGCACATGGGGATGATCTCATTTACCTATTTCCAGTCGAATCGACGTtccaaatttttaagaaaaccATGAGCAGTGCTGATTTGGAAATGGTGGAAACGATGGTAGAGCTGTGGACATCCTTTGCAATCAATGG AACACCCGCTATTTCCGGTGTCGATGGAACTACGACATGGACGCAGTACTCAACCGACGACAACTACCTTCAGATCGGTGATGGTTCGGAACTTGGAACTGAAGTAAAAAGTGGTTTTTTAGAAGAACGAATGCAATTCTGGGCTAATCTGAACACGAATTCGAGCGCTGTAGCAAACTAA
- the LOC107221892 gene encoding venom carboxylesterase-6-like isoform X1: protein MVSFNGMKCLFATLLLSISSRPVYTQAESTSQPEVTITQGNLRGKILTTHNGRNISAFLGIPYAQPPTGSLRFADPVAADGWNGTRNAIVDPSMCPQVLAGIKLGQEDCLYLNVYTPKLFENTCSTVLPVMVFIYGGSYLSGSSQTYGPVYIADKDVILVTFNYRLGPMGFLSTGDEVASGNWGLKDQVLALKWVRNNIGNFGGDPDHVTIFGESAGAASVHLLTLSNSTTGLFHKFITQSGSALSPWAYMPRAAYADRAFELGGYVGCSNATTESLVNCLRETNISDILGVYSKFYTWRSQPSVVWAATDEPDVEGAFLTDSPTNLINAGKIRDIPWMTGTNRDEGLFITTELYENETLLNDFVENVDSVLPVLLSLTYQEDSGAAWVKSIKSFYFNDDFSTNKTEILDNLTRLISDARYIYPNYAALQRQLDLAVNPQYLYTFNYLGSLSFTFFYGGSTVEYGVAHGDDLIYLFPVESTFQIFKKTMSSADLEMVETMVELWTSFAINGTPAISGVDGTTTWTQYSTDDNYLQIGDGSELGTEVKSGFLEERMQFWANLNTNSSAVAN, encoded by the exons ATGGTTTCGTTCAACGGGATGAAATGTCTATTTGCGACATTGTTACTGAGCATCTCTTCACGTCCAGTTTATACCCAAGCAGAAAGTACCAGTCAACCAGAAGTGACCATTACTCAGGGTAACCTACGAGGCAAAATATTGACCACTCACAATGGTCGTAATATATCGGCTTTTTTGGGAATCCCTTATGCGCAACCTCCGACTGGATCCCTCAG ATTCGCCGATCCAGTGGCCGCGGATGGTTGGAACGGGACGCGGAACGCTATCGTAGATCCAAGCATGTGCCCACAAGTATTAGCTGGTATAAAGTTGGGGCAAGAGGACTGTTTGTACCTGAATGTGTACACGCCAAAG CTTTTCGAAAATACATGCTCGACGGTACTTCCCGTGATGGTGTTCATTTACGGCGGATCATACCTCTCCGGATCGTCACAGACCTATGGCCCAGTATACATTGCGGACAAAGATGTGATTTTGGTTACTTTTAACTATCGCTTGGGTCCAATGGGGTTTTTGAGCACCGGTGATGAGGTGGCGTCAGGAAATTGGGGACTTAAGGATCAAGTCCTTGCACTGAAATGGGTTCGTAATAACATAGGAAATTTCGGCGGTGATCCCGATCACGTAACAATCTTCGGAGAAAGTGCAGGCGCTGCTTCCGTTCATCTCCTAACGCTTTCAAATTCGACAACTG GGCTCTTTCACAAATTCATAACGCAAAGCGGATCCGCCTTATCACCATGGGCATATATGCCCAGAGCCGCTTATGCGGATCGCGCTTTCGAACTTGGCGGCTATGTCGGATGTTCAAATGCCACGACGGAATCCCTCGTCAACTGCCTGCGGGAAACCAACATTTCGGACATCTTGGGCGtgtattctaaattttacACCTGGCGATCGCAGCCGTCAGTCGTCTGGGCTGCGACCGATGAGCCAGACGTGGAAGGCGCGTTTCTTACAGACAGCCCTACAAATTTGATCAACGCCGGTAAGATCCGCGATATACCGTGGATGACTGGCACCAACCGAGACGAAGGACTGTTCATAACTACAG AACTCTACGAAAATGAGACACTCTTGAATGACTTCGTGGAGAACGTCGACTCCgtcttgccggtcttgttaAGCCTGACGTATCAGGAGGATTCGGGAGCTGCTTGGGTTAAATCCATAAAGTCGTTCTACTTCAACGATGATTTCTCAACTAACAAAACCGAG ATACTCGACAATCTTACGAGGCTCATAAGTGACGCTCGCTACATATATCCAAATTACGCTGCGCTCCAACGGCAGCTTGATCTAGCAGTAAATCCGCAATATTTGTACACCTTCAATTACTTGGGTTCCCTCAGTTTCACTTTCTTTTACGGTGGCTCTACGGTGGAATATGGTGTGGCACATGGGGATGATCTCATTTACCTATTTCCAGTCGAATCGACGTtccaaatttttaagaaaaccATGAGCAGTGCTGATTTGGAAATGGTGGAAACGATGGTAGAGCTGTGGACATCCTTTGCAATCAATGG AACACCCGCTATTTCCGGTGTCGATGGAACTACGACATGGACGCAGTACTCAACCGACGACAACTACCTTCAGATCGGTGATGGTTCGGAACTTGGAACTGAAGTAAAAAGTGGTTTTTTAGAAGAACGAATGCAATTCTGGGCTAATCTGAACACGAATTCGAGCGCTGTAGCAAACTAA